One window of Leptotrichia sp. oral taxon 498 genomic DNA carries:
- a CDS encoding ABC transporter substrate-binding protein: MKKIMRGVLLFGMLGGMILACGNKSNNSNNSTNSQATKNEKVYKIGVSQIVDHPALNAAKQGFKDALAKAGIKADYDDKIANNEMSNQTLIMQQFSSDKKDLVYAITTPTAQAAKNQVDKNIPVVFASVTDPKSAGLVGISNVTGTSGAAPVEENLKLMKELFPKAKNIGIIYNSSEQNSVSEVNNLKRLAPKYGFNVVDKSVTNGTELVSAANLVVKQADLLYAIQDNTVASYISAILDIFNREKKPIFGTNNIYSNAGGFISQGTTDYDIGYRSGEIAAQILKDGKKPNEIPIENVKDLKIEVNKQNMELLGIKIPESISKNVKFVETKK, from the coding sequence ATGAAAAAAATTATGAGAGGTGTACTGTTATTCGGTATGCTTGGAGGAATGATTTTAGCTTGCGGAAATAAGAGTAATAATTCTAACAATTCTACTAATTCCCAAGCTACAAAAAATGAAAAAGTTTACAAAATAGGAGTGTCGCAGATTGTTGATCACCCAGCATTAAATGCAGCAAAACAAGGATTTAAGGATGCACTTGCCAAAGCAGGGATAAAAGCGGATTATGATGACAAAATTGCAAATAACGAAATGAGTAATCAAACTTTAATAATGCAGCAATTTTCATCAGACAAAAAAGATTTAGTTTATGCTATAACTACGCCAACAGCTCAGGCGGCAAAAAATCAGGTGGATAAAAATATCCCTGTTGTGTTTGCTTCTGTGACAGATCCAAAGAGTGCAGGATTAGTAGGAATATCAAATGTTACTGGAACAAGTGGAGCAGCTCCAGTGGAAGAAAATTTGAAATTGATGAAAGAATTATTTCCAAAAGCTAAAAATATAGGAATAATTTATAATTCATCTGAACAAAATTCTGTTTCTGAAGTAAATAATTTGAAAAGATTGGCACCAAAATATGGATTTAATGTAGTTGATAAATCTGTAACTAATGGAACCGAGCTTGTGTCAGCGGCCAATCTTGTGGTAAAACAAGCGGATTTATTGTATGCGATTCAAGATAATACAGTTGCTTCATATATTTCAGCAATATTGGATATTTTTAACAGAGAGAAAAAACCAATTTTTGGGACAAATAATATTTATTCAAATGCAGGAGGATTTATTTCACAAGGGACGACTGATTATGACATAGGTTACCGTTCTGGAGAAATAGCCGCTCAAATATTGAAAGATGGGAAAAAGCCAAATGAAATTCCGATTGAAAATGTAAAAGATTTAAAAATCGAAGTAAATAAACAAAATATGGAATTATTGGGAATAAAAATTCCTGAGAGCATTTCAAAAAATGTGAAATTTGTAGAAACAAAAAAATAA
- the rpmF gene encoding 50S ribosomal protein L32 produces the protein MAVPKKRTSKAKRNMRRAHDAITAPNIVVEADGTVRRPHRLNLETGVYRGRQVLKTDETTTEAE, from the coding sequence ATGGCAGTACCTAAGAAAAGAACTTCCAAAGCTAAAAGAAATATGAGAAGAGCACATGATGCAATCACAGCTCCAAATATTGTGGTAGAAGCTGACGGAACAGTGAGAAGACCTCACAGATTAAATTTAGAAACAGGAGTATACAGAGGTAGACAAGTGTTGAAAACTGATGAAACTACAACAGAAGCTGAATAA
- the nadR gene encoding multifunctional transcriptional regulator/nicotinamide-nucleotide adenylyltransferase/ribosylnicotinamide kinase NadR codes for MKKIGIVVGKFFPLHIGHVNLIQRASGIVEKLYVVVSYSTDGDDLITSNSRFVKEITPKDRLRFVKQTFKNQPNIVSFLFNEDDCPPYPDGWEKWSKLLKDEIEKRENRENKESKKNKKNLDWENNVIFISNHKDDKKYYLKYFGSQTKSIDENYNEYNVNSHEIRENPSKYWNYLPREVREHLIPIITICGGESSGKSIMIDKLANVFNTSSAWEYGREYVFEKLGGDEDALQYSDYEKIVFGHQSNVLYAARNANKFALIDTDYITTLAFCLTYEERDNPIVREFVQNYRFDLTILLENNVKWVNDGLRSIGDDDRREKFQKLLKKLYKEYNISYVTVKSNSYENRYLACKHIIKAYLNGEENLQEIADSYE; via the coding sequence ATGAAAAAAATAGGAATTGTTGTAGGGAAATTTTTTCCGCTTCACATAGGACATGTGAATTTAATTCAAAGGGCAAGTGGAATAGTGGAAAAATTATATGTAGTAGTTTCATATTCGACTGATGGAGACGACCTTATTACTTCAAATTCTAGGTTTGTGAAAGAAATAACACCAAAGGACAGACTTCGTTTTGTCAAACAGACATTTAAAAATCAGCCTAATATAGTTTCTTTTTTGTTTAACGAAGACGATTGCCCGCCATATCCAGACGGCTGGGAAAAGTGGTCAAAATTATTGAAAGATGAAATTGAAAAAAGAGAAAATAGAGAAAATAAAGAGAGTAAAAAAAATAAAAAAAATTTAGATTGGGAAAATAATGTGATTTTCATAAGTAATCACAAGGATGATAAAAAATATTATTTAAAGTATTTTGGCTCACAGACGAAATCAATTGATGAAAATTACAATGAATATAATGTAAATTCTCACGAAATCAGAGAAAATCCAAGCAAATATTGGAATTATTTACCTAGAGAAGTAAGAGAACATTTAATCCCCATTATAACTATATGTGGCGGTGAGAGCAGCGGAAAAAGTATCATGATAGACAAACTTGCCAATGTGTTTAACACAAGTTCTGCTTGGGAATATGGGCGTGAATATGTCTTTGAAAAATTAGGCGGAGATGAAGATGCCTTGCAATATTCGGATTATGAAAAGATAGTTTTTGGACATCAGTCAAATGTCTTGTATGCAGCAAGAAATGCAAATAAATTTGCACTGATAGATACGGATTACATCACAACTTTGGCGTTTTGTCTGACGTATGAAGAAAGAGATAATCCGATTGTCAGAGAGTTTGTGCAAAATTATAGATTTGATCTTACAATACTTTTGGAAAATAATGTAAAATGGGTAAATGATGGGCTTCGTTCGATTGGAGACGACGACAGAAGAGAAAAATTTCAAAAACTATTAAAAAAATTGTATAAAGAATATAATATTTCGTATGTGACTGTGAAATCAAATAGCTATGAAAACAGATATTTGGCTTGTAAGCATATTATAAAGGCATATTTGAATGGAGAAGAAAATTTGCAGGAAATTGCAGATAGCTATGAGTAA
- the nusB gene encoding transcription antitermination factor NusB — translation MTRRKIREEIFKLLFEHELIDNDIQKRIEEVVEEEKITKEDQINFLKSYVTEIIENEEILVEKIKNTLDGWTYERLGTIEKVLLKISFYEILIKKVGFEIAINEVLELAKKYSYNDTKDFLNGILAKLVKNMK, via the coding sequence ATGACAAGAAGAAAAATTAGAGAAGAAATTTTTAAGCTTCTTTTTGAACATGAATTAATTGATAACGATATTCAAAAAAGAATTGAGGAAGTTGTCGAAGAAGAAAAAATTACAAAAGAAGACCAGATTAATTTTTTAAAAAGTTATGTAACTGAAATTATTGAAAATGAAGAAATTTTAGTAGAAAAAATAAAAAATACACTTGACGGTTGGACTTATGAAAGACTGGGAACAATAGAAAAGGTATTATTAAAAATCTCTTTTTATGAAATCCTTATAAAAAAAGTAGGATTTGAAATTGCAATAAACGAAGTTTTGGAACTTGCAAAAAAATATTCTTACAATGACACAAAGGATTTTCTGAATGGAATTCTTGCAAAATTAGTAAAAAATATGAAATAG
- the amaP gene encoding alkaline shock response membrane anchor protein AmaP, translating into MTAILGFLAKLSVILGFIGIAFSSISDILFKTTYLDQLDSAVDLSNFNVKILVGVVAVIYLVLFLLSYINKLTKYSQNKKVRSKSGEIEVSIKTINETTKEFLKTKEIIKNSKVKSYSKGKAVIIEASVDTYNVENLNDKLSEIQNELTEYVFHSTGITVKKSKIKLRKVLSETITERKAMDFSEKDSETKKSESTDKNQEKEIEKEKNF; encoded by the coding sequence ATGACAGCTATATTAGGATTTTTAGCAAAATTATCAGTGATATTGGGATTTATTGGAATTGCTTTTTCTAGTATTTCAGATATTTTATTCAAAACAACATATTTAGATCAGTTGGATAGTGCGGTTGATTTGAGTAATTTTAATGTTAAGATTTTAGTTGGAGTAGTTGCAGTAATTTATTTAGTTTTATTTTTACTTTCATATATCAACAAACTTACTAAATATTCTCAAAATAAAAAAGTGAGAAGTAAAAGTGGCGAAATTGAAGTATCAATTAAAACAATAAATGAAACGACAAAAGAGTTTTTAAAAACAAAAGAAATTATAAAAAACTCAAAAGTGAAATCATATTCAAAAGGAAAAGCGGTTATTATTGAAGCGAGTGTGGATACATATAATGTAGAAAATTTGAATGACAAGCTCTCAGAGATTCAAAATGAATTAACCGAATATGTTTTTCATTCAACTGGAATTACAGTAAAAAAAAGTAAAATAAAATTAAGAAAAGTTTTAAGTGAAACAATAACAGAAAGAAAAGCTATGGATTTTTCTGAAAAAGATTCTGAAACAAAAAAATCTGAAAGTACAGATAAAAATCAAGAAAAAGAAATTGAAAAAGAGAAAAATTTTTAA
- a CDS encoding Asp23/Gls24 family envelope stress response protein: MNELGNVNISQEVVATIAELVVSEIEGVSSLVGGKSKNEIIKFFQSVSAGGKGIDVEVGETECTIDLYIVAKMGYQLPALAGEIQTKVVKAITETTGLKVQEVNVYIQKIVEDDKKNEVAVAEQTEE; this comes from the coding sequence ATGAACGAATTAGGAAATGTAAATATATCACAGGAAGTTGTTGCAACAATTGCAGAATTAGTAGTTTCAGAAATTGAAGGAGTAAGCAGTTTAGTTGGAGGAAAATCAAAAAATGAAATAATTAAATTTTTCCAAAGCGTATCTGCTGGAGGAAAAGGAATTGATGTAGAAGTTGGTGAAACTGAATGTACAATCGACTTGTATATTGTAGCTAAAATGGGTTACCAATTACCAGCCCTTGCTGGAGAAATTCAGACAAAAGTGGTAAAAGCAATCACAGAAACAACTGGATTAAAAGTTCAAGAAGTGAATGTATACATTCAAAAAATTGTTGAAGATGATAAAAAAAATGAAGTAGCAGTGGCAGAACAAACAGAGGAATAG
- the accC gene encoding acetyl-CoA carboxylase biotin carboxylase subunit, with protein sequence MFKKILIANRGEIAVRIIRAARELGIATVAVYSEADKDSLHVKLADEAICIGKPSAADSYLKIPNIISAAQITDSEAIHPGYGFLSENQRFAEICEKNGIVFIGPKPELISMMGDKATARETASKHKVPMTKGSDGIVPSVEEAKEIAEWITYPVMIKATAGGGGKGMRIAHNEQELVENYVVAQNEAKANFGNPDVYIEKYVEEPRHVEIQVIGDKYGNVVHLGERDCSIQRRHQKLIEESPSAGIDAKTREKMGKFAVKLAKGIGYDSVGTLEFLVDKEMNFYFMEMNTRIQVEHTISEEITGVDLVKEQIRVAAGEKLSFTQKDINIHGHVIECRINAEDSENGFLPSSGILEKYIPSGGIGVRVDSHSYQNYEIPPYYDSMIAKLIVKGKNREEAIVRMERALKEFIIEGIDTTIPFHQKVFKNKAFREGKFYTNFIETYFSEVLEK encoded by the coding sequence ATGTTTAAAAAAATATTAATAGCAAATAGAGGGGAAATCGCTGTGAGGATTATAAGAGCAGCAAGAGAATTGGGAATTGCGACAGTTGCTGTATATTCAGAAGCGGATAAGGATTCCCTGCATGTAAAACTTGCAGATGAGGCAATTTGTATTGGAAAGCCAAGTGCTGCTGATTCTTATTTAAAAATACCAAATATCATTTCAGCGGCACAAATTACAGATAGTGAGGCAATTCATCCAGGATATGGATTCTTATCAGAAAATCAAAGATTTGCTGAAATTTGTGAAAAAAATGGTATTGTGTTTATTGGCCCTAAACCTGAACTTATTAGCATGATGGGAGATAAAGCGACTGCAAGAGAAACTGCAAGTAAACATAAAGTTCCAATGACAAAAGGTTCGGACGGAATTGTCCCAAGTGTTGAAGAAGCTAAAGAAATTGCAGAATGGATAACTTATCCTGTCATGATAAAAGCAACTGCCGGTGGCGGTGGAAAAGGTATGAGAATTGCTCATAATGAACAAGAATTAGTTGAAAACTATGTCGTTGCGCAAAATGAAGCCAAAGCAAATTTTGGAAATCCAGATGTTTATATTGAAAAATATGTTGAAGAACCAAGACATGTTGAAATTCAAGTGATTGGAGATAAATATGGAAATGTCGTTCATTTAGGAGAAAGAGATTGCTCTATTCAAAGAAGACATCAAAAATTGATAGAGGAAAGCCCATCAGCTGGAATTGACGCAAAGACTCGTGAAAAAATGGGAAAATTTGCAGTAAAATTAGCTAAAGGGATAGGTTATGACAGTGTTGGAACATTGGAATTTCTGGTTGACAAAGAAATGAATTTTTATTTTATGGAAATGAATACGAGAATTCAAGTGGAACATACAATAAGTGAAGAAATTACAGGAGTTGATTTAGTAAAAGAGCAAATAAGAGTGGCAGCGGGAGAAAAATTGAGTTTTACTCAAAAAGATATAAACATACATGGACATGTAATTGAGTGCAGAATAAATGCTGAAGATTCAGAAAATGGATTTTTGCCGTCGTCTGGTATTTTGGAAAAATATATTCCGTCTGGTGGAATTGGAGTGAGAGTGGATTCACACTCGTACCAAAATTATGAAATACCGCCTTATTACGATTCGATGATAGCTAAGTTAATAGTCAAAGGAAAAAATCGTGAAGAAGCGATTGTAAGAATGGAAAGAGCATTAAAGGAATTTATAATCGAAGGAATTGACACAACAATTCCTTTTCATCAAAAAGTTTTTAAAAACAAGGCATTTAGAGAAGGAAAATTTTATACAAACTTTATTGAAACTTATTTTAGCGAAGTTTTGGAAAAATAA
- a CDS encoding biotin/lipoyl-containing protein, which produces MELKDIQELMKVMKKEELEELKIRYGKMKLTLINSCDASQKINVSHPVKVMKKEEKVKKEEIIKSDNVGKIKLLNVNSGKEVKKGEILAKIYTMGIENEVRATVDGVIKEVLVSDGIAVDFSKELFKIEIK; this is translated from the coding sequence ATGGAATTAAAAGATATTCAAGAATTGATGAAAGTTATGAAAAAAGAAGAGTTGGAAGAGCTTAAAATTAGATATGGAAAAATGAAATTAACATTGATTAATTCTTGTGATGCCAGTCAAAAAATAAATGTGTCCCATCCTGTAAAAGTTATGAAAAAAGAAGAAAAGGTAAAAAAAGAAGAAATTATTAAGTCAGATAATGTTGGGAAGATAAAATTATTAAATGTAAATAGTGGAAAAGAAGTTAAAAAAGGTGAAATATTAGCTAAAATTTACACAATGGGAATTGAAAATGAAGTAAGAGCCACAGTTGACGGAGTGATAAAAGAAGTTTTGGTCTCTGATGGAATCGCCGTTGATTTTTCAAAAGAATTATTTAAAATCGAAATAAAATAA